TAGTAGTTGACTGGTTGACAAGTTAACAGGTTGACAAGTTAGAAGAAAAGTAAACAAGTTGAATGACAGCAAGAGAATTCTTCCATAAATTTAACAGCACATATATCTGGGGTAATATCCTGGCTATCGTTATTCTTGTGTCGATGTTGTGTATAGGAGTTAGGTTTGGACTTGACTACTACACACTCCATGGTGAGTCTATCGTTGTGCCAAATGTGATTCATAAGCAGTATGATGAGGCTGTAGATATTATGGGTAAGGTCGGACTGACGATTGAGGTGACGGATACAGGATATGTGAAGGAGCTTCCTCCAGACTGTATTCTTGAGCAGTCACCAGTTGGTGGTAAGCGTATTAAATCTACTCACGTGGTTTATGTAACCATCAATGCGGCAAGTGCTCCATCACTTGTAATCCCTGATATTATTGACAATAACTCACTTCGAGAGGCACAAGCACAGTTGCTCTCTATGGGATTCAAGGTGGGTGAACCTGAATATATACCAGGAGAGAAAGACTGGATTTATGGTATCTTAGTCAAGGGTAAGCATGTTCAAGCAGGCGACCGTGTTCCGTCAGATGC
The Prevotella melaninogenica DNA segment above includes these coding regions:
- a CDS encoding PASTA domain-containing protein; the encoded protein is MTAREFFHKFNSTYIWGNILAIVILVSMLCIGVRFGLDYYTLHGESIVVPNVIHKQYDEAVDIMGKVGLTIEVTDTGYVKELPPDCILEQSPVGGKRIKSTHVVYVTINAASAPSLVIPDIIDNNSLREAQAQLLSMGFKVGEPEYIPGEKDWIYGILVKGKHVQAGDRVPSDAVIVLQVGDGTRQISDTSGLKEPEYEEIEVVEKVPKYDEVEEYVEVPVDENGNEIKDGRGKTNAGSSGSSSQLGLPADPSSVRPKE